The Nicotiana tabacum cultivar K326 chromosome 5, ASM71507v2, whole genome shotgun sequence sequence GGAGGTTATGTTACTAATCGAAAGTTGACTACTGGATTTGCTTTGTTCTTAGCTCTCACCTTGTTTCATGGGCTTCACGTAAACAAAAAGCTGTTTCTAGGTCGAGTACAGAGGCAGAGTATCGAGCCTTAGCCGTTGCTACGTCAGAAATTACGTGGGTTGAACATCTCCTTCGAGAAATCGGTTGCTTTTTCTCTACAGTTCCAACACTGTGGTGTGACAATCTTAGTGCTACGTACTTAACAGCGCATCCCATTTTTTCACTCACAGACGAAGTACATGGAGAGATTGATTTTCATTTGTCCGTGATAGAGTTCGTGCAAAGTCTTTACAAGTTCGATATGTGAGCTCGCATGACCAAATAGCTGATATCTTGACTAAGCCACTAACAAAATCTCGATTGGAGTCTTCCCTCACTAAAATCGTTTGGACAATCATGCTACTCATTATATCCCAATTTATGTTATGCAATTTCAATTTCGAAAGTCAAACTTTTCAGTTTTACGGTAaattcaaatataaaatttttaagttttttgaaataaaatatatttgGAGACTACAGAAAAAATAATACTATAAGTtaatataaagaaaaattcatttgACTCTCGAAATTCAAATTGAATCACATAAATCTGgataaaaggaaaatttagttatATCCTAACCAAGTTCAAATTAGTACAGTTTTTCATGTCTCATTACCCGGGTCAGTGTATGTCCATGCATGCAGAACCATGATACTACGAAAACCTTAATTAATACCTTGACAAAAGATACAGAAAACGTAATATTAAAAAGCAGTTGTTGATCTACTGACGCGTACGTATTTTCTTCTGCATATTTTGTTTAGAAGATTTTCGGTGAGTGTGGTATGGCAAGGGGCCATATGATTAATGTTGAATTAACGTGCCCCATAAGTAATTAATGAACGAGTCAATATTAACTGTGACAAATAGTCCGCTCTATTCTTTAAAGAAATAATTAAGACCTTTAGCATCAATGTTAACCAATGGCTTCCCCTCATTACAAAATTTATTTGCGTGTTGTTAATGTTGACATTTAGTATAGCTATTCAGAGGCTGTTTTTCTCGATATAGTCCACGTTGAGTTGTGCTTCTTAATTATTTCTATATTTTGTTCTTGCTAATTCTTTTTTTAGACAAGTTGACTTTTTTTCCCTTTCAAATTTGGAGTTGGTAGTTGCCTATTATATTATTAATTTGCAAAACTCCTTAATTACTCCTATCGAATTTTGAGACCATCTCATTTAGATGCTTAAGATATTAGAGAGAGCACACGTTTATTTAGTTAGTTATGTCTTTACCATGCCCCTCACATGCAACCATATTTTTTGTTCATGACCAAAGAGTGGAAATTCTTTTTCATAATGGGTGATAATGAGTCTCGAATCCAGAACTATGTCTGCTTTGATAACACGCCAAAGTGTATAACCATCTCATTTGAAAACATAAGTTGTTAGAGATGACAcatatttatctattttatgTATCAACAACTCCCTCATATAATAGCAGTCTAAATTAACCATTCTCGTGAAGTAAATCTTTTGGCCGTATTTCCTCGTATAAAATTGGCTACGCCCATGCAAAGAGAAAAATTCAATAAAAAGCAACCGGTATACAAAGAGGTAGTTAGTTAATTACAACGTACAATTTTTTTGCCAAGTCAAAATTGATACTCTGTAGTTTTAATCTGGTCGTTTCCTAAGTAGTAGGTTTGATTTTAATTATCTTAAAACGAAAGACTCCGACCCACTCAAATTTGCAATAATTGACAATTTCCAAGTCTGAACATTTCGCGCATGAACAACAATTCATTTAAAAACCATCCTCTTAGAAATTGTCAAGGTCTGGCTCATTTTTCTTGGGAGAGTTGCTAAACCTAAAACCATTGTCGTGTTATAATAGTAAACATTTTTTTAACCTATAAATATAGCCACATTTTACTCTCATCATCACACAAAATCAATAACATCACTTATATAGAAGTGTAGAACTTCATAGACTATAGTTATCAAAAATGGTTTCACGTAGCTTCCTATTTCTTCATGTGTTGATCATGTTTTCTTTAGCAGTGATAGCATTTTCAGATTTATCAGATGATTTCTATGAGGATGTTTGTCCTGAAGCTTTACCAACCATTAAACGGGTTGTTGAGGATGCAGTTCGGAAAGAGAGACGAATGGGCGCTTCTCTGCTACGTCTGCATTTTCATGATTGTTTCGTTAATGTGAGCTTACATTATTTTTCTTGCACTTAATGTTTTTTCATTTTAGTCTAATTTCTATTTGTGAGAGCATCTGAGTATTGAACCTAAAATCTTGAAGTTAGGAATGAAGTCATTGCTTTTGGTTAATGCAGGGCTGTGATGCTTCGGTTCTTCTTGACCAAACAGCTACTATTGACAGTGAAAAGACTGCTCGTGCTAATAACAATTCTGCTAGAGGATTTGAGGTGATTGATAAAATCAAATCTGAGGTTGATAAAGCTTGTGGACGTCCGGTTGTATCTTGTGCGGACATCTTGGCAGTTGCAGCTCGTGACTCTGTAGTTGCTGTGCGTGTTACTTCCTTCTAAATGCTAAATATCTATAATAAACCAATTACTATTATATATTAACTTGAGGTCGCTATATGAACTGTTAAACTTTAAATCCTGGATCTCTAAATGTGTATGCCGCTAATGTTATGAACCTTCAATGATTAATTAAACTGAAATATTTGTACGTGAACAGCTACATGGACCAACATGGGAAGTGAAACTAGGAAGGAGAGACTCCACAACAGCAAGTAGAACCACAGCCAACAATGATATTCCATCTCCATTTATGGACTTACCTGCCCTTATCAACAACTTCAAGAATCAAGGATTGGATGAGGAAGACCTCGTCGCGCTTTCCGGTGGCCATACCCTAGGGTTTGCTCAGTGTTTCACCTTCAGAGATCGCATCTACAATGAGACTAACAACATTGATTCCACCTTTGCAAGTCAACGTCAAGCAAATTGTCCACGTAGTGGAGGTGATTCTAATCTTGCTTCCCTTGATCCTACTGCTGCTCTTTTCGACTCTAAATATTTTAGTAACTTGGTATCAAAGAAAGGGCTTTTACACTCTGATCAAGCTTTGTTTAGTGGAGGAGAAACTGATAATCTTGTTAAGACATACAGTACCAACCTTGGAACTTTCTCTAAAGATTTTGCTGAGTCTATGATTAAGATGGGAAATATCAAGCCATTGACTGGGAGTCAAGGTCAAATTCGTGTCAACTGCAGGAAGGTGAACTAAATATTTAATGATGCTGATAAAATCAAGTGTTTCAAGAATTTGATTCTTTTCAATTGTAATTGTGAGTTTTGTTCATTTTGAACGTTTGTTGTTACCTAATAATGAGTAATTGTGAAAGGGAGAGTTGTGTGGCCATTTGGTTTTCAAAGAAATCGGATTATATTGCTTTCAGTAGGCGAGTAAATGAGCAAATTGAGTAAATTGATTTTCCTTAGAGCTGTTTGACTACTAGATTATAAATTAATTGCATCGATCATCTCTAACGTACGTACCAGAAAACAACTTTAGAGCCTAATAACTTTAGAAAAAACAACTTGCTAAGAGTCAAACTCAAAATCTCCACTAACTAAGCGGACGCTACGAGAGCTTGTTGCTCTCTTATTTCTGTTCAAAATACTTCATCTCTTGTTTCATGTATTTGCcgtaaaattcaaataaaactaCGAATGGTAAATTCGCTGAAAATATAGCTATGGCTAATAAATATAGCATATATATTTGACGTGTCGCATAATTTTTTCATTAATATATGGCGGGTAAATGACACGGCCAAAGTTTATTTGGGCTTAAATGAGCTGAGTAATGTACTAAGCAACTTATTTTTGCCAAACATTCCAAAAGctaaaaaaatgcttaaagggGATCTAAATAATGAATCATAACCAATCCACCTAATATTTGATCTATCTTTTGGATTTGTTTTTGGGGCTGATTGCAGCAGTTATATCAAAACTCTTGATGAATCCTATATCATTTTACTGTTGTACgctgatgatatgttgatgaaGGATCTAGAATAAATGAGATCAATAACGGTTAAGCAACAACTGACGGAGGAGTTTGgaatgaaagacttaggaccagCTAAGCAAATACTTGGGATGAGGATTAGCAGAAATAAGTCTGAAGGAACCTTAAAGTTGTCTAAAGAGAAGTACATACAAAAGGTACTAAGCAGGTTCAGTTTTCATGATGCAATGACTAGAAACACTCTACTAGGAAGCCACCTCACTCTGCCTAAGGAGAAATCACCAAAGACAGATGAAGAAAGAAGGAATATGTCGAAGGCACCATACGCTTCAGTAGTAGGAAGCTTTATGCATGCTATGGTGTGGCCAGACCTGTCATAGCCCATGCAGTCGGAGTTGTTAGTCGTTACATGtcaaatcctggaaaggaacattgagAAGGAGTTAAATGGATCATGCGATACCTCAAAAAACACTTCAAGTATGGCACTTTGCTTCAAAAAGAGTAGTATTATTTTACAAGGGGCTTCTGATGCAAACCTAGGTGGTGATCTTGATAGTCGAAAAAGCACCACATGCTACGCGTTTACTTTGGGTGGTACAACTGTTAGTTAGATGTTCAGGCTTCAGAAAAGTATTGCTCTTTCTACAACCGAAGCAAAGTACATGGCGAACTCAGAAGCTGCGAAAGAGATGATATGGCTTAAGAACTTTCTGGAAGAGTTGGCCAAGAAGCAGGATGATTGTGAACCCTTCAGTGACAGCCAAAGTGcaattcatcttgccaagaatccagtATTTCATGCAAGATTGAAACACATCCAGCTGAGGTATCATCATATCCG is a genomic window containing:
- the LOC142181273 gene encoding peroxidase 22.3-like — its product is MVSRSFLFLHVLIMFSLAVIAFSDLSDDFYEDVCPEALPTIKRVVEDAVRKERRMGASLLRLHFHDCFVNGCDASVLLDQTATIDSEKTARANNNSARGFEVIDKIKSEVDKACGRPVVSCADILAVAARDSVVALHGPTWEVKLGRRDSTTASRTTANNDIPSPFMDLPALINNFKNQGLDEEDLVALSGGHTLGFAQCFTFRDRIYNETNNIDSTFASQRQANCPRSGGDSNLASLDPTAALFDSKYFSNLVSKKGLLHSDQALFSGGETDNLVKTYSTNLGTFSKDFAESMIKMGNIKPLTGSQGQIRVNCRKVN